A window of Pseudochaenichthys georgianus chromosome 19, fPseGeo1.2, whole genome shotgun sequence genomic DNA:
AGAAACTGATTTAAACGTCTGTTAAGGAGTAGGAGTGATGAGAGTTAACAACACTTGGAGTCTGACTCTCAACTGTGCCTATACATGCAGTTTTTCCCTGCAGACACTAATCCAGCTGCAGTTTCACACAGAAAAGTAAAGTTGTTATAATAAATGTGTGTTCGTCAGTTAGTCCTCACCTGGTGAAGTAGATCAGCAGAGTTGTGTGAGGGTCTTCTGACTTCCAGCAGGAGCTTGAAGTCTGATGAAATGTGATGTTGTGAGGTGACTTATATACTGTCAGATACTCTCCTCCCCTGACCCCCTGTTCTCACTCCTGAACACACCTGCCAAAACATTTCCCAATGTGACCTGCCTAACAGGCTGTAACGGCTTCCTCAGAATTATCCTATAACCATGTGATAAACAGATAGACAAGAAAGAACATGTCTTAAACCGGTGACATCAGTAATACCAAGTCACCTGTTACAAAGAAATAGGGGATAGCATTTCATCTAGTTGTTTTACAGGCATCCTGTACCTGTGCAGACAGTGATATAAGATGTGATATACTGTAATCTACTGGGCATGAATGGTTGAATAGTTTCCAGATTATGTAATTCAGTTTTATGAGTCTTTAtgagctgcaccgcatttcgagttgattgtgatttataaagggaaaccggcgtaggaagtgccgtaTGTACTTTCCTCCCAATGttcggtgaatcggaaaatggcGGAAAATGTATGTACCTATTTttcggatttctactacgtaagcaaccttcccacgtgaatcctacgcacggcgttatacatGAGTCCCCTGAAGTCCGCAACCTGGGTCATCTTTGACTCCTGCCTTTCCTTCCACTCCCACATCAAGTATCACAGTGATGAGACTTATAGcaatggaatctgtggagtctcagctttcatatgatatgtagtttgtgcagatagcatgactTTGTCGCGAGTTATGTGCTAACGATGCGTTAGCATGTTTCGCTAAGTGCTGATTCAGacgcttggtgttagacttCTGTTCCGTTTAGGTAAAAATGGTTAATACCGCCTGTTAGCCCGATTGGCGCCGGCGGGGACAATCGGGCTAACAGGTTAAGGTAGAATAGATCAAAAACATGCAAATAATTAGCAATTAATTGGGATTTATCGAGAGTTAACTTTGgtcaatcatgcgattaatcgagATTACAATTTGTAATCGATAGACAGCCTTCATAACAATATCTGACACGTGATCATTTGAGGAACTGCAGTCTCTGGCAGATCCGTGGGATCCACAGCTCTGCCTCAGAGGTCTCCGGCTGTTTATAGCTGTGGTGGAAATTCTTAAAATAAACTCGTCAAAGAGTTGTCCTTCCGAGTCTTTTTCATCTTTTGCAAAAGAGGCAAACAACATGAAGAGCAATGTGTCCACAGCAGGGTGCAACTACTCAACGTGAAAAGAGAGAGCTTTTATACAGGGACAACGAATGCATGCTTAGTCAGGAGGTAACTGACCCCTGACCCTATCAGAGTAATAGACCCATGATCAGACCACTGATCACCCACTGCGTGGTCACATGGCACCTTGTGACTGATCATCTAGTGCTGAGATCTACTGTCTCTTGACGTGTAAGGCTTACagaatattattatttacatgTTAAATAACATCAAAGCATTCTCTGATAATCATAATTCCCATGACACACCCTAACCCGAAGGTACGACCATTCATAAATCAAAATGATGCAGAGAAGCTAATTCATGCTTTTATATCTAGCCGACTGCAATGCACTATTCACTGGTCTCCCCAAGAAAGCTATTggaagactccagctcattcagAACTCTGCAGCTAGCCTACTgacgaataccaaaaggaggggACAGGTTAGTCCTGGcttagctactctacactggcttcctgtaactttcAGAACTGATTTGAAGGGGCTTCTCCTCACATACAAAGCTCTgaatggacaaggacccagctacatgGCTGACTCTCTGATGAACTACACACccgccagaacactgcgatcatcagatgcaggtctgttagaggtcaccagaaagagtcctaagaagatcggtgatgcagcctttgtaaactacgcccccaaactgtggaacatgttacccaacaatattagggaacCCAATACgttaggcatttttaaaaggcagcttaaaaccgatctctttaccaaagcatttgactgactttaccctattatactgcactatttctctatgttttattccccatgtttttatgtttcattatttgatcccactttatgctttcctcttgctgcttgttttacactgatttcacgtcttatttcttactgatgtaaagcactttgaactgcaatcccctgtatgaaaggtgctatacaaatgaagttattattattattaaccctCAGGCAGTCCAATGAGATGCCAAAACTCCCTCCCCGTTTCCTTGGAATCCAGGTGCAAAGCGTCTCCTTGGAATCCAGGTGCAAAGCGTCTCCTTGGTATCCAGGTGCAAAGCGTCTCCTTGGAATCCAGGTGCAAAGCGTCTCCTTGGAATCCAGGTGCAAAGCGTCTCCTTGGAATCCAGGTGCAAAGCGTCTCCTTGGAATCCAGGTGCAAAGCGTGTCCTTGGAATCCAGGTGCAAAGCGTCTCCTTGGAATCCAGGTGCAAAGCGTGTCCTTGGAATCCAGGTGCAAAGCGTGTCCTTGGAATCCAGGTGCATCTTGTGCAGGGGGAGGGTCTTCTTGATAAGGAAATACGCGTATTATGATATACACAGAACTTAAGATTCACTTTCATATGCATAGATTAGTGTTTATAAAATGTACCAAGAATAATAATATTGTTGACCAAGAGATCCTCTTTGCAGCTTTGCATAAAAGATGTATCTATGGGGAAAGTGTTGCAGTCAAAGAACCTTGGGAGTTTAATATTAATTTAGATTTcacaaaacaacataattaaaactacaacataatataaaacactttcttaacataaataacaacaactgGCCCTCAGAGTAAAGTCAGGTCTCTTTATTGAAGAACAGAGTGAACATATCCAGATGTTGAAGTGTTACAGGAATCTGATGTTGCTTCATCTTTATAACCATCAGCAATATTTCCAACTACATGGTGTTAGCAGTGATTCTCTCAAACAAAACAAGTTCTGCAGTTTATTTCATTCATGAGCTGTGAGTTCTGCACAAAGAAGCAAATAAACAAATGCTGAAATAAGAGATAGGATATTCCCAACATAATCAACATGATACATTTAACAAAACAGATATTCTTTGACTTAAACTATGATTTCATATGTCATCATTCTAATGTTGATAAAGCACGTCTAACCTTGTCCTGAACAGAGAACCCCACCCACACCGGTTTCATGAGAGAAAAGACTCCTCTTGTGTTCTCTAAATATAACTCGCTTTAGAAAAAGACAAAGCAAAAGCAATCGGCTCTTGAAGAACCTTATGTCCTAAAATAATGAGCATACATTCAACAGAATAAGCAACTATTTCCCCCATTATGTTTATATGTGCTGTATTTCAACATCAGTTTTGACCGAGCGATCGCCGGATATATAATGCTTGAGTATATGTTACTACGATAGAAAGTTCCTATGAAGAAATATTGTTCAACTGTTCGTAAAGCATCGGCTTCAAACCGTTTGAGAAGATGAAGAAATCAACATTCACTGAAAACAAGTCACTTTGTATATCCTCGTTTGTTCTGGTCCCTCTGGGTTTGAATGCATGTTTGATTCTGTGGAGCACGTTAAAGTTAGAATGGGATGCTAGGTTGCCATTTCAAACTTTAGAGCGACCAAGAAGCTAAGAGTTCTTCATCATTGCCTTAGTGGGAGGAGTTGGGACATGTTGACCTCTCAGGTGTTCAACAGGTGTACCCGCTTCACACCAGACAATAACTGCACACAATGTTAATAACGACGGATGTAAATAGGAAATCTTAATAGATTACAGTGAATAAAACACCACTCCCTGGAATTTTGAATCATAAAAGTTAAATTGTAGAAAGCAATAATAAAACATTCCCCGTCCCTCTGGATTTGAATGCATTTTGGATTTTGAGTAGCAGGTTAAAGTTAAGATGGGATGTTAggttttcatttaaactttaGGCAGACCAAGAATGGCCGACtgtgtgtagatgtgtgtgaACGTTAGGCTACTGAGCAGGTGTGTGACCGCCTCTGCCtctatgaatgtgtgtgaatggctGCCAATGTAAAAGCGCTTTGATGGGTCGTACAGACTGGAAGAGCGCTGTATGAATCCAGTTCATTTACAATTCAACTGGACACAGGTAGGCATAGTTGGCATTTCTATCAACGCAGAGGCCTGGGAGAAGAGGCTCAGTGAATGTGGTGTGAAAGGTGTACAGGTGAGTCAGTGTGTGGCCGGAGACTCTGTAGAAGGACAAAGTGCCAGCAGGCCAGTCCAGATACACCCCGATGCTACTGAAGCCATCAGAGGGATAAGGTACTTCCCACACCAGGTTACTGGCATGGAATGCCTTAAGAGAGTGATGTGATTCTTCCACATATTTGCCGAAGCTCCAGGATTCTGAATTAAAGCCGAACTTGCTCACAACTGAGCTTTGTCTGGCAGCTCCCTTGTATGCCACAGCAGCAAACACAAGCTGATCGCCACTGGTGCTCCACTCTACCTCCCAGTAATGGCACCCAGATAACTCCTCTTTGCACAACACCTGTGGCCATGAGCTATACCTCTCTGGGTGAGGAGGATAATCCTGCCATGCTCCACTTGTTGCCTTTTTGTTTCCGTGAGACAGAATGAGGTAGTTGTTGGCAGTGTCTGGGTCCAGGTGGAGATCACAGGCATCTGATGGAGAAAACATAACAACATAtcttatcagtaactttgatGGTCAAACTGCTGGAGAACTCGTATCTTTGACTTAAAAAAGCCTGACTTACACCAGATCAGATCTCTCTTGTGTGTGATAGTCTCCACAGAAGAAGGCTTTTGAAAGTCTTCATTGACCGGCTGGCCTTTCCAGTAGTGGTAGATGCTTGCTCCTTTGTATTTGGGATTGGTTTTGGCCGTTATGAGGAAACGGCATTGGCTGTTGTTCTTCAGCGCTTTGGAAGCACCCTGGAGAAATGTGGCTTTTTCTCTCATTGTGTTCAGAACTTCATTGGAGTAGTACCACTCCTCTTCATCGGTACTTCCTAACTTGGGTGATTTAAAGAAGTCAGCCATCTCATCAAGGTAGATATCACCCTTTAGCATGGAGGTGAACACAAAGCACAGAACATCCTCTACACCTGAAGCAAGGACCTCTCTGTCCAGCTCGTTCTGGTTCAGGACGATCGTTACTCCCTCCATGGTGTCGACACAGGACTTGATGATGTTGAtttctctctctttgtgatCCAGCCACTTGGTTAGTTGTTCATGGTTGAAGGGTGACGTGTGCCTGGCTTTAAAGACTTTTTCCAGTGAGCTCTCATCTTCCTTTCCTACTCGGATGGAGGGAAGTTTCTCTGCCATGGCTTGCTGGAGGCTGGATTCATAATAACCACACAGTTTGAGGAAAGTGCTCAACTCTTCCTGAAGCACGGGGAAACTCTCTACCACTTTGTCTCCCAGAGAATCGTTGCATCTCATTCTTATTTCCTTTAAATCTTCCAGAGCTTCCTGCACCTTGATAACTAGTCCGATGCTGATCCCGGTCATCAGCTCAGGAGCTTTGGGATCAAACAGCTTCAGTGGCATCAGCGAGACCTTCACTGGGACCGAATTCTCTCCCTTTGTTCCCAGTAGCTGTGGAAGTTCTACATAGGTCTGCACTGCCTCTTTAAATGTTGCTGGGATGCTTTCAAGAATGAAGTCTCCGTGGAATTTGCAGGAGAATTTCTCAGTCAGGGCTTTCTCTGCAGCCGTCAACTTGATTTCAACCTTCCCCTCAACATCAAAAGAAGGAATCTTCTTTATCACAGCTTGCATGCTGCCCTCTATCTTCTGAACCTGGCTGGCTTCTAACTTCTCACTGTCAAACACAAAGAAAGCATCTGCCCCATACAGGATGCCTGTGACTACATGCGTCGCCAAGCCCTTCTCAATAACCTCCATCTGTTCGGTGTCCAGGGTCACATCAGTAATTAACATCTGTTTGAAGTTGGTGGTAGCTTTGTACTGTAAGGTCACTCTGCTCTGATTCTTGAATTTCTTCTGATCGTTCAGATATTTGGCAGATCCTCCAACTTCTATCAGTCCACTCAGGAAACTGACCTTCAGAGAAGCTTCAATGTCCATCAGAGTGGACTTGGATTCAGTGGTGTCAGATGCAGACATTTCAAAATGATTGCTGGGCTGAGGGGTTTCAGTTGTTTTTTCTTCTAGAGTTTCCTCATTCCACAATCTGAGACCTGAACAAATTGGAAAGCAAACAGTTTTCGGATCAGTTCAGGGAAAAACCTTTGTTTATATAAATTATAATAAAACTTATAATTTCAAAGCTTTACAGCTTCATATCCTGCCAGGAGTTTCCAtaggaaaagtgtgtgtgtgtgtgtgtgtgtgtgtgtgtgtgtgtgtgtgtgtgtgtgtgtgtgtgtgtgtgtgtgtgtgtgtgtgtgtgtgtgtgtgtgtgtgtgtgtgtgtgtgtgtgtgtgtgtgtgtgtgtgtgtgtgtgtgtgatatgggGCAGGACCTTAATCTCACAACACAGTAAAAATTATTTGTTGTACGATATCAAAAAATGTTTCACACGTGGCCATTTTACTCTTCTGTACTCTAGCATTCGATATTTAAGAATTCTAGAGTACAGAGGAGATCTAAAGTGATTTCTCAATTCTGATATTAAAGACTTTCTGAGAACAAATATAATCGTACAAACACAGAAAAAGACCCCAAATAAAAAAATCGTCTTTTCTACTCTAGCATTCTGTAGATTCTGAATTCAGGATTTAATATCACCATTTTGACTTttcctcagaattctgactttattctCAGTGAGCCAGAaaggaaacacaatagccagcatgtgtagttctgggggggtgttcgattccagttttggatagtctggcgtggtttcgttccatttcacacagctgtttgacgctctgcgtaaagactgtagtcctaaacgatagctggggattatgggtagtgtagtgtcttcggccatcctaaactcagaaatgttgacaatcgcaatgatgctcgaaatgtcccttacaggcctacgtctgtttccggttatttttattttgaaatgcagttcctgacgaacaccaaaaaagcccgagattatggaattaaaccaataaataaaagcaaggataattgtgtgttattggtgagtaaataacagtgtgttattttgaaaagaataacaaattagaaggaaaaaatatttaaaaatacagatttcagtatcctgaggctctgagcctcgtttattttcctcacagacggcaacaaaagtccgaaattatacgatttaaaataaaagcaataactgtggcttgatattgagtaagaacatgtttttatgaaccacacagcttccggtcttccacgacccgaccggagaaaaagacgtgctgcaggcagtagaaatacattgcttttaaaatcgtgctgtgcaacacgaaaaaaaggggcaaatcgtgttggtgaacacgaatgaatagattaaaaatcgtgttggtgaacacgaaatgccgtgagactgggttgtaacacactaacacactaacgacttgactcccaatattcatttaaatgattttattgacttGAAAATGATGATATTTCTTCCTCTAAGAAAGTAAACTCCGCTCCACGGCGCACAGATGGAGCTCCGACAACAAGTGGATTTAAAATGAAGGCAGCTCTGACCAATGTTCTCTGTCCAAGTCTGCTCACAGTTTCCACAAACAAGTCCTTAAACCCTACAgagcccataccgtgttcctgttagtgtttacttcctgtctctctgctTCAGTTCATTTATTTCACTTCCAACGctctgtcttttaacctctttctttctctcccttGATCCTCCTCAGCAAAGATCAGTATTTTGCTAAGCAGCGGTTTGTTATAGAGTATCAATAACCTCTGAAATGTTcttattgaccaatcagaatcaagtattcaactaagccgtgtaataaatGCATAGAAAATATAATCTACGGACAAAAGCAGTGAAAGAATATCCCGATATACACAGGTGCACAAAGAGACAAAGAAACAACTCTCATAACACACTCAATTTAAAATGGCACGACGAGAATCAAAAGATAACTTAACAAAGTAATGTCAGGCCTGGTGAATTGTTGTTATACGGTGACTATGATGAAAGCTTTGAGACAATGTGAAGTCTTACCTGGCACCAGTTCATCTCTCCGAGCATCATAGAGCATCCCTAGGGTGAAAGGTCGTCCCAGAGCAGCAACGTTCATGTGATCTGAGGCCATTTCTCCAACCTGTTGAGAAGAGACAGCACAGACTTCAGAAACTGATTTAAACGTCTGTTAAGGAGTAGGAGTGATGAGAGTTAACAACACTTGGAGTCTGACTCCAATTTCCCTGCAGACACTAATCCAGCAGCTGCAGTTTTACACAGAAAAGTAAAgttgtcatcatcatcatcatcatcatcatcatcatcatcatcatcatcatcatcatcatcatcatcatcatcatcatcatcatcatcatcatcatcatcatcatcatctttatttaaagagactcttggtccattattacaaaacatacaacactcaaatacaaactaaaaaaaggcagccataccaatgtttccacagaggcggctggtatcgtacagcactgagacacggatttgaaagcagcgtaATGACAGaattatgagaaacattcaatcgacagatgaatttgtaaATCAGATTTCTCAAgagagcatggaacgtgttgactcgtgcattacagaacatttcacctgcactgcaccacctgggttttctaagcagtatacgcaaacagtcattatatgcaacctggagcttccggaggctcgccttcttatacttgaccacaagggggcagtatagagaggagAGCAATACGCTCTGAAGAGGTTCACCTGaaccttatctgaacaccaagagaattttctagccaacatgttggcttgtatatataagacacgccgctgtctatacatgtcgtcatcatcagccatttcatctgtgatgatgtgtcccagatacttagtgttacagcaaacagacagcacctgtcctgacaggtagcatgttggaaaacaaaggttcttatcccctgttgctctgcagatcattacagcgctcttcttagcattgtatttaacgtcaaatttgactccgtaatcagaacaaacatttagcaactgttgaaaaccagcactgcCAGGAGAAACAATAGccagatcatcggcatacataagatggtttacaatcacatgaccaatcacacaccctgttttacagacCCTTAAATCATCTgatcattcatatagatattaaaaaggctcggtgagaggagccccccctggcggactccattaccaacaccaaatggcgccgagactgcatccccccatttgatccgcatgctctggttggcataccaataagtcaggatcctaattatacttttgggcacacctctttgtctccattttaaaaacagtttgtgatggttaactcggtcaaaagccttagaggcatcaatgaaccaatcagaacagtggaattctgtcttctatatgtttctaccatttccttcagagcatagatgcatagctcagcagcatgcttagccttgaagccaaactggttatctgaggtacataaataagaacatagtcTATCTAACAAAATTCTTTCCAGGACTTTGGATAACACACTGGCCAGAGCAATTGGTCTCTAGTTATCCACGCTCCCTACCTCGCCCGCTCTGTCCTTAATGACAGGGACCAAGGTAACAGTCAACATGGAGTCTGGCGACACACCATGAGTCATGAGGCcggtaaaacaaatggcaagaagAACTGCAACCTTCGGGCTCGCCAGTTTAAGGTGCTCTGCAGTGATTGGGTCAGAGCCGCTTGCTTTGTTATCAGCTAGCTGTGCAATTGCTCGATAAACCTCTTTAGCTGTGATTCCCACTGCGTCGCTTTTCACAACACTACCGACTTTGTAGGCGTCACTTTTAACACAATGAAGTATAGTAGAGTAATGTTGCCTCCACAACTCGGCTATGTTATGGGCTCCAGATACTCCCTCTGTGGTACACGGTAACGACGTGCTGGCCCTGTTCAGAGCCCTCACCTCCTTCCAGAAGCCATACTCCCTCTGTGGTACACGGTAACGACGTGCTGGCCCTGTTCAGAGCCCTCACCTCCTTCCAGAAGCCATACTCCCTCTATGGTACACAGTAACGACGTACTGGCgctgttcagagctctcacctcCTTCCAGAAGCCATACTCCCTCTATGGTACACGGTAACGACGTACTGGCgctgttcagagctctcacctcCTTCCAGAAGCCAGTCGCATCCTTATGAaggagcttttcagccatagagtccgctctcaatgtttctgtgtgtttgttgacATAACGAGCTGCATATTTATATCTAGCATGTGTACGCTTTTTGAGATCCAGGACAGGCCCCTCTCTGGGCCTTCCTGCCTGGACCCAGGCCCCAAAAGCATTCTTGGCTTCAGCGTATTGATCAGCCACATGTTTATTCCACCCTGGCTTGACGTCGTGTCTCTTCCTAGAGTAGGTACAGCACGGTCTACTGGCCTCCCATACAGCTCCCACAATacaatcacacatgttacaGAGGTCTTCACGGTGAGAGCTTTCATTACAACCCACATCAACACACAGAGCTGCCCCTTTGGGTAGATATCCATCACTCAACAGGACATCAGTTCTCCCATAGTACAATAGCCTATCCTCATTTGTGAGTTTGGACCAGTCCACTTTAGTGGTACAGGCATTTTTAACCTCCTGGGACATCTCAGGGAGACTATCACAATCTAGTGACATTACAAAAGGAATGTGATCTGACATTGATGCCTCATACACAATCTCAATTGATCGTACAGTGTCATGGGCATTAGCAGTGCTGATGCAATGGTCAAGCCATGAAGTTGTATGCCAGCAGGCCTCGCTTACATATGAATAGCTATCTGTAGGCAGAAGTATTTGGCTTGATAATATAAGATTGTTATCATCacggcctcaaaacccatctcttcaaaagagcctttgcctagacatttttatcaccctttttatttttatttttttgtattgctttttttttaattattttttttaattaattctaccgtgttgtgtaatgtttatttatactgctcatgctcactacttgtagcacttcgggatttgctttcaaatatgaagtgctttataaatggaactcattattattattattatcatcatcacAGAACGGTAGCATATGCTTAGCAAACAAGGACCTTTTGTCTGATATGTCAGCATTCATATCACCCACTACATAAACACTGGAGGAATGATTATCAGCAATAAAAGAATGTATAAAAGCAAGTCTGTTCAGGTATTCATCTTCATCATGCTGTGACTCATATGGTGTATATACATTGAGAATGCTAAACTCCTTGTTATTCATTTTGATCTGTACAGCAATACACCAGTCAACTTCAAGCCTGATGACATTAATGACAGCGTCCAGCTTTTTGTGCCACAGGATAGCCACGCCCCCTGCTCTCCTTCCTCTCACTATTCCCAGAGATAGGTCCGTAGTGGACTCACCAGCCCCGTGAAAATTGTCATTAAGAGAGTTCA
This region includes:
- the LOC117464431 gene encoding stonustoxin subunit beta-like; its protein translation is MASDHMNVAALGRPFTLGMLYDARRDELVPGLRLWNEETLEEKTTETPQPSNHFEMSASDTTESKSTLMDIEASLKVSFLSGLIEVGGSAKYLNDQKKFKNQSRVTLQYKATTNFKQMLITDVTLDTEQMEVIEKGLATHVVTGILYGADAFFVFDSEKLEASQVQKIEGSMQAVIKKIPSFDVEGKVEIKLTAAEKALTEKFSCKFHGDFILESIPATFKEAVQTYVELPQLLGTKGENSVPVKVSLMPLKLFDPKAPELMTGISIGLVIKVQEALEDLKEIRMRCNDSLGDKVVESFPVLQEELSTFLKLCGYYESSLQQAMAEKLPSIRVGKEDESSLEKVFKARHTSPFNHEQLTKWLDHKEREINIIKSCVDTMEGVTIVLNQNELDREVLASGVEDVLCFVFTSMLKGDIYLDEMADFFKSPKLGSTDEEEWYYSNEVLNTMREKATFLQGASKALKNNSQCRFLITAKTNPKYKGASIYHYWKGQPVNEDFQKPSSVETITHKRDLIWYACDLHLDPDTANNYLILSHGNKKATSGAWQDYPPHPERYSSWPQVLCKEELSGCHYWEVEWSTSGDQLVFAAVAYKGAARQSSVVSKFGFNSESWSFGKYVEESHHSLKAFHASNLVWEVPYPSDGFSSIGVYLDWPAGTLSFYRVSGHTLTHLYTFHTTFTEPLLPGLCVDRNANYAYLCPVEL